One Setaria viridis chromosome 7, Setaria_viridis_v4.0, whole genome shotgun sequence genomic region harbors:
- the LOC117863476 gene encoding probable galactinol--sucrose galactosyltransferase 2, whose protein sequence is MALTRLMSPRPPCSLPLPSPSYKNISGCCCHRGRRLLVRRAMPVASQHLSTATPLPPPSPQRQQMMARLEHGSLMVGGRELLARAPPNVTLRPADAEAAPGAAFLGARAAAPSSRHVFPVGTLASGWRWLSLFRFKIWWMVPATGAGAATVPAETQMLLLESRDEEGSAAAEGGAVYALMLPALDGDFRVSLQGSPENELQFCLESGDPEVQTMEAVDAVFINSGDNPFKLMKESIKLLSKIKGNFKHIGDKEIPANLDWFGWCTWDAFYKAVNPAGIEEGLKSLREGGVPPRFLIIDDGWQETVDEFEEVDETLREQTMFAQRLTDLKENHKFRGETCKNLGDLVKRIKEKHGVKYVYMWHALLGYWGGVQVTSDVMKKYNPKLVYPVQSPGNVANLRDIAMDSLEKFGVGIIDPDKIFEFYSDQHSYLSSVGVDGVKVDVQNVLETLGHGFGGRVAVTQKYQQALEESIAQNFKRNNLICCMSHNSDCIFSALKSAVARASEDFMPREPTLQTLHIASVSFNSILLGEIFIPDWDMFHSKHESAEFHGAARALSGGGVYVSDKPGVHDFSVLKKLVLPDGSILRARYAGRPARDCLFNDPVMDGKSLLKIWNLNNFSGVIGVFNCQGAGQWVWPVKDIDYVPTSINITGHLSPSDLESLEEIAGDNWSGETAVYAFNSCSLSRLQKHQNLEVSLSTMACEIYTISPIKVFGEAVQFAPLGLINMFNSGGALDDISSTADSSATTIHVRCRGPGRFGAYSATRPENCRVDGQQVEFCHTEDDLLAFDLPRSSSHGDLWCIEILYRTS, encoded by the exons ATGGCGCTGACGAGGCTGATGtccccgcggccgccgtgctCGCTCCCGCTTCCTTCTCCGTCGTATAAGAACATCtctggctgctgctgccaccgcggccgccgactCCTCGTCCGCAGAGCAATGCCGGTAGCCTCCCAGCACCTCAGCACCGCCACGCCCCTGCCCCCGCCCTCGCCGCAGCGGCAGCAGATGATGGCGCGGCTCGAGCATGGGTCTTTGATGGTCGGCGGGCGGGAGCTGCTCGCCCGCGCCCCGCCCAACGTCACCCTCCGCCCCGCTGACGCCGAGGCCGCCCCGGGCGCCGCGTTCCTCGGcgccagggcggcggcgccgtccagCCGCCACGTGTTCCCCGTCGGCACCCTGGCAAG CGGGTGGAGGTGGTTGTCCCTGTTCAGGTTCAAGATCTGGTGGATGGTCCCGGccacgggcgccggcgccgcgaccGTGCCGGCGGAGACGCAGATGCTGCTCTTAGAGTCCAGGGATGAGGAGGgttccgccgccgcggagggggGCGCGGTGTACGCACTGATGCTGCCGGCTCTTGACGGCGATTTCAGGGTCAGCCTTCAGGGGAGCCCCGAGAACGAGCTCCAGTTCTGCTTGGAGAGCG GTGATCCTGAGGTCCAGACGATGGAAGCAGTTGATGCAGTATTCATCAACTCAGGGGATAATCCATTCAAGCTAATGAAGGAATCCATCAA GCTGCTATCAAAGATCAAAGGAAACTTCAAGCATATTGGGGACAAGGAG ATCCCTGCAAATTTGGACTGGTTTGGGTGGTGCACCTGGGATGCATTTTACAAGGCTGTTAACCCAGCAGGGATTGAGGAGGGCCTTAAGAG TCTGCGAGAAGGTGGTGTGCCACCGAGGTTTCTGATTATAGATGATGGTTGGCAAGAAACAGTTGATGAATTCGAGGAAGTGGATGAAACCCTCCGTGAGCAGACCAT GTTTGCGCAGAGGCTGACTGATCTGAAGGAGAATCACAAGTTCAGGGGAGAGACCTGTAAGAATCTTGGGGACCTTGTCAAGAGGATCAAAGAAAAACATGGAGTCAA GTACGTTTACATGTGGCATGCTTTACTTGGGTATTGGGGAGGTGTCCAAGTAACATCTGATGTGATGAAGAAGTACAATCCAAAGCTTGTTTACCCAGTCCAATCACCGGGTAATGTTGCCAATCTGAGGGATATTGCCATGGACAGCTTGGAGAAATTTGGAGTGGGCATCATTGATCCTGACAAGATTTTTGAGTTCTACAGTGATCAGCACAGCTACCTTTCTAGTGTGGGTGTGGATGGTGTGAAGGTTGATGTGCAGAACGTGTTGGAAACTCTTGGGCATGGCTTTGGTGGCCGTGTTGCAGTAACACAAAAGTATCAGCAAGCTCTTGAGGAGTCCATTGCCCAGAACTTCAAAAGAAACAACCTAATCTGCTGCATGAGTCACAATTCAGACTGCATCTTTAG TGCCTTGAAGAGTGCAGTTGCTAGAGCCTCTGAAGATTTCATGCCTCGGGAACCAACACTGCAAACTCTGCACATTGCTTCTGTGTCATTCAATAGCATCTTGTTGGGAGAAATCTTCATACCTGACTGGGATATGTTCCAT AGCAAGCATGAATCAGCAGAATTTCATGGAGCAGCTAGAGCACTGAGTGGAGGTGGTGTGTATGTGAG TGACAAACCCGGGGTGCATGACTTCAGTGTTCTCAAAAAGCTTGTTCTACCAGATGGCTCGATTCTAAGAGCAAGGTATGCTGGTCGTCCTGCACGTGATTGTCTGTTCAATGACCCAGTGATGGATGGCAAAAG TCTGCTGAAAATATGGAACCTGAATAATTTTTCTGGTGTCATCGGAGTGTTCAATTGTCAGGGAGCCGGGCAATGGGTTTGGCCAGTGAAAGATATTGATTATGTGCCCACCAGTATCAACATCACTGGTCATCTCTCACCTTCAGATTTAGAATCTCTCGAGGAGATAGCCGGTGATAATTGGAGTGGAGAGACTGCAGTATATGCTTTCAATTCAT GTTCTCTTTCAAGGCTTCAGAAGCACCAAAATTTGGAGGTTTCACTGTCTACCATGGCATGTGAGATCTACACTATTTCACCGATAAAG GTTTTCGGTGAAGCCGTTCAGTTTGCGCCTCTCGGACTGATCAACATGTTCAACTCCGGTGGTGCACTCGATGACATCTCGAGCACCGCTGATTCCTCAGCTACCACAATTCACGTCAGGTGCCGAGGTCCAGGGCGGTTCGGGGCGTATTCAGCCACCAGGCCGGAGAATTGCAGGGTTGATGGACAGCAAGTGGAGTTCTGTCATACAGAGGATGACCTGCTAGCCTTTGACCTTCCTCGCAGTTCATCCCACGGCGACCTGTGGTGCATTGAGATTCTCTACAGAACTTCCTGA
- the LOC117863478 gene encoding protein-L-isoaspartate O-methyltransferase → MCLAAASASASPARCRLSPSSAALPRRFLRSLLGAPSPARPSPPPQQPTKPLLRRCIPFHRMAQYWTRASLDKNKALVDYLKQYGAVRTDKVAEVMETIDRALFVPEGTPYIDSPMPIGFNATISAPHMHATCLELLKDHLQPGMHALDVGSGSGYLTACFAMMVGPEGRAVGIEHIPEIVASAIENVQKSAAAPLLKDGSLSFHVADGRFGFPDAAPYDVIHVGAAAPDIPQPLLDQLKPGGRMVIPVGTYSQELQVVDKNADGSISVRNDASVRYVPLTSRSAQLQDP, encoded by the exons AtgtgcctcgccgccgcgtccgcctccgcctcccccgctcGCTGCCGCCTctcgccctcctccgccgcgctccctcgccgcttcctccgcagcctcctcggcgccccctcccccgcgcggccgtccccgccgccgcagcagccgacGAAGCCTCTGCTGCGGCGCTGCATCCCGTTCCACCGGATGGCG caatattggACTCGAGCGTCACTGGACAAGAACAAAGCTCTGGTTGACTACCTAAAGCAGTATGGTGCCGTTAGGACTGATAAAGTGGCTGAAGTGATGGAGACAATTGATAGAGCGTTATTTGTGCCAGAGGGCACCCCTTACATCGACAGTCCTATGCCAATTGGTTTCAATGCGACAATATCTGCTCCTCACATGCACGCAACCTGCTTAGAACTACTGAAGGATCATTTGCAGCCAGGCATGCATGCTCTGGATGTTGGATCAG GTAGTGGCTACTTGACAGCTTGTTTTGCAATGATGGTTGGACCAGAAGGCCGTGCAGTGGGAATTGAACACATCCCTGAAATTGTTGCTTCTGCTATTGAAAATGTCCAAAAAAGTGCTGCAGCTCCGCTACTGAAGGATGGATCGCTCTCTTTTCATGTTGCAG ATGGCAGGTTTGGCTTTCCAGATGCTGCCCCCTACGACGTGATCCATGTGGGTGCAGCGGCGCCCGATATCCCTCAGCCTCTGCTTGATCAGCTGAAGCCTGGTGGCCGGATGGTCATACCTGTGGGCACCTACTCCCAGGAGCTGCAGGTGGTGGACAAGAACGCCGACGGATCGATCAGCGTCCGGAACGACGCCTCCGTTCGCTACGTCCCTCTGACCAGCCGCTCTGCCCAGTTGCAAGACCCCTAA
- the LOC117865877 gene encoding putative cyclin-dependent kinase F-2, with product MGRPAAAAAAGGSRKRRRVSVGSTEHYEEVSRLGEGNFGAVVKARHRVTGQTVAIKRLTTAADDAAEDPMREASLHEACGDHPFIVGFHGLARDPATSRICLVTECVDGPSLHDYLDHRSRRGFPPLPEPTVRAVMWQLLTAAKAMHSAGVIHRDIKPENILVSGDRRSVKFCDFGLAMSMSDAPPYEQAGTLSYKAPEMMLEMPVYDARVDAWSLGCVMAEIINNGGLPLQGDGEDGQLRAIFDVLGVPDDETWPEFSSTPFAAKVVPELQVVHRKNCLRELFPEAALSKEGFEVLDGLLTCNPGKRLTADAALKHQWFAKVDALELPRKDEVASALPGKKKLRMAPAACAKRRKLQCV from the coding sequence ATggggcgccccgccgccgccgccgccgcaggagggAGCCGCAAGAGGCGGCGCGTCTCCGTGGGCAGCACCGAGCACTACGAGGAGGTGTCCCGCCTCGGCGAGGGCAACTTCGGCGCCGTCGTCAAGGCGCGGCACCGCGTCACGGGCCAGACCGTCGCCATCAAGCGCCTCACCACGGCCGCCGACGACGCGGCTGAGGACCCGATGCGCGAGGCGAGCCTCCACGAGGCGTGCGGAGACCACCCCTTCATCGTCGGCTTCCACGGCCTCGCACGCGACCCGGCCACGTCGCGCATCTGCCTCGTCACGGAGTGCGTCGACGGGCCGAGCCTCCACGACTACCTCGACCACCGGAGCCGCCGCGGCTTCCCGCCGCTCCCGGAGCCCACGGTGCGCGCCGTCATGTGGCAGCTTCTGACGGCCGCCAAGGCGATGCACAGCGCCGGCGTCATCCACCGCGACATCAAGCCCGAGAACATCCTCGTCTCTGGCGACCGCAGGTCCGTCAAGTTCTGCGACTTCGGGCTGGCCATGTCCATGTCCGACGCGCCGCCGTACGAGCAGGCGGGCACGCTCTCCTACAAGGCGCCGGAGATGATGCTGGAGATGCCCGTCTACGACGCGCGCGTCGACGCCTGGTCCCTGGGATGCGTCATGGCGGAGATCATCAACAACGGGGGGCTGCCGTTgcagggcgacggcgaggacgggcAGCTCCGCGCCATCTTCGACGTGCTCGGCGTGCCGGACGACGAGACATGGCCGGAGTTCTCTTCCACGCCGTTCGCCGCCAAAGTGGTGCCGGAACTGCAAGTAGTGCATCGGAAGAATTGTCTGCGCGAGCTCTTCCCTGAGGCGGCGCTGTCCAAGGAAGGATTCGAGGTCCTCGACGGCCTCCTCACCTGCAACCCCGGCAAGCGGCTAACGGCGGACGCCGCGCTCAAGCACCAGTGGTTTGCCAAGGTCGACGCGTTGGAGCTTCCAAGGAAAGATGAGGTGGCGTCGGCGTTGCCCGGGAAGAAGAAGCTCCGCATGGCTCCTGCGGCTTGTGCGAAGAGACGAAAGCTGCAGTGTGTGTAA
- the LOC117865876 gene encoding pentatricopeptide repeat-containing protein At1g08070, chloroplastic codes for MATAVHPAAALPATAAPSPPSPPPGRADLGHVPQLHAALIKSGELTASPKSFHSLLEAAADGASPAQLAYAVRLFRLGPRPPLSAPCYNVLMRAFLRAGHLEDALLLFVEMLDEASIWPDQHTVACALKSCSRMCSLDAGRGVQAYAVKCGLMVDRFVLSSLIHMYTSCGDVTAARVLFDAVDDKGVVIWNTIMAGYLKNGNWKEVVEMFKGMLEVGAPFDEVTLVSVATACGRAGDSKLANWIGGYVEEKGMLRNWNLVTTLVDMYAKCGKLGEARRLFDRMQSRDVVAWSAMISGYTQADQCQEALALFSEMQVSEVEPNDVTMVSVLSACAVLGALETGKWVHSYIRKKHLPLTVALGTALVDFYAKCGCIDSAVEAFESMPVKNSWTWTALIKGMASNGRGREALELFSSMRKASIEPTYVTFIGVLMACSHNCLVEEGCQHFDSMTQDYGIQPRIEHYGCVVDLLGRAGLIDEAYQFIRAMPIEPNTVIWRALLSSCALQKNVEVGEEALKQIISLDPSHSGDYILLSNIYASVGRWKDAAMIRREMKDRGIQKTPGCSLIELDGVVFEFFAEDSNHSQLREIYDKVEEMIDKIKMAGYVPNTADARLDVDECEKEVSVSHHSEKLAIAFGLMKLRPGTTIRLSKNLRVCTDCHSATKLISKVYNREIVVRDRNRFHHFKDGSCSCNDYW; via the coding sequence ATGGCCACCGCCGTCCACCCGGCGGCGGCtctccccgccaccgccgcgccgtcgccgcccagtcCTCCACCCGGCCGCGCAGATCTCGGCCACGTGCCGCAGCTCCACGCGGCTCTAATCAAGTCCGGGGAGCTCACCGCCTCGCCCAAATCCTTCCACTCCCTcctcgaggccgccgccgacggcgcctcGCCGGCGCAACTCGCCTACGCGGTCCGCCTGTTCCGCCTggggccccggccgcccctatCGGCGCCGTGCTACAACGTCCTCATGCGCGCGTTCCTCCGCGCGGGCCACCTGGAGGACGCGCTGCTCCTGTTCGTCGAAATGCTCGACGAGGCTTCCATCTGGCCGGACCAGCACACCGTCGCCTGCGCCCTCAAGTCATGCTCCAGGATGTGCTCTCTGGATGCAGGGCGCGGCGTCCAGGCTTACGCCGTCAAATGTGGGCTCATGGTCGATCGGTTCGTGTTGAGCAGCTTGATACATATGTACACGAGCTGTGGGGATGTCACAGCGGCGCGGGTGCTGTTCGACGCTGTGGACGATAAGGGTGTGGTAATTTGGAACACAATCATGGCAGGATACTTAAAGAATGGAAATTGGAAGGAGGTGGTTGAGATGTTTAAGGGCATGCTtgaggttggggcgcccttTGATGAGGTCACATTGGTGAGTGTCGCCACAGCATGCGGGCGAGCAGGTGATTCCAAACTTGCCAATTGGATTGGGGGCTATGTGGAAGAGAAGGGGATGCTGCGGAACTGGAACTTGGTGACCACGCTGGTGGACATGTATGCCAAGTGCGGCAAACTTGGTGAGGCAAGGAGGTTGTTTGACAGGATGCAGTCTCGTGATGTGGTTGCTTGGAGTGCAATGATCTCAGGCTACACACAGGCAGATCAGTGCCAGGAGGCGCTTGCTCTTTTCAGTGAGATGCAGGTCTCTGAGGTGGAACCGAATGATGTGACCATGGTCAGTGTGCTCTCTGCTTGTGCTGTCCTAGGTGCACTTGAGACAGGGAAGTGGGTGCATTCATATATAAGAAAGAAACATTTGCCTCTCACTGTTGCACTTGGTACCGCGTTGGTGGACTTCTACGCGAAGTGTGGGTGCATTGACAGTGCAGTTGAGGCGTTTGAGTCAATGCCTGTGAAGAATTCCTGGACATGGACGGCCTTGATAAAGGGCATGGCAAGCAATGGAAGGGGCAGGGAAGCACTAGAGCTCTTCTCATCCATGCGCAAGGCCAGTATTGAGCCCACATATGTGACATTCATCGGTGTCCTCATGGCTTGCAGTCACAACTGCTTAGTTGAAGAGGGTTGCCAGCATTTTGACAGCATGACTCAGGATTATGGAATCCAGCCAAGAATTGAGCACTATGGCTGTGTTGTGGATCTGTTGGGCCGGGCTGGTTTGATCGATGAGGCGTATCAGTTTATCAGAGCCATGCCAATTGAGCCTAATACAGTTATCTGGAGGGCACTGCTGTCTTCCTGCGCACTtcaaaaaaatgttgaagtTGGGGAAGAAGCACTGAAGCAGATCATCTCATTGGACCCTAGTCATAGTGGCGACTACATACTTCTGTCAAACATCTATGCATCAGTTGGTCGATGGAAGGATGCAGCAATGATTCGAAGGGAAATGAAGGATAGGGGGATTCAGAAAACTCCTGGGTGCAGTCTCATTGAGCTGGATGGTGTGGTCTTTGAGTTCTTTGCTGAAGACAGTAACCACTCCCAGTTGAGGGAGATATACGATAAAGTTGAGGAGATGATTGACAAGATCAAGATGGCCGGATATGTCCCAAATACAGCTGATGCAAGGCTAGATGTTGATGAGTGTGAGAAGGAAGTGTCTGTTTCCCATCACAGTGAGAAACTGGCCATTGCGTTTGGTCTGATGAAGTTGCGCCCTGGCACCACAATTCGCTTATCGAAGAATCTGAGAGTGTGCACAGACTGCCACTCAGCCACAAAGCTGATTTCAAAGGTGTACAATCGAGAGATTGTTGTTCGAGACCGGAATAGATTTCATCATTTCAAGGATGGCTCTTGCTCCTGCAATGATTACTGGTGA
- the LOC117863480 gene encoding uncharacterized protein, which translates to MLLRAPPQTLRPSPRPRLLSPAPRCSNSNDAQPSPAPSSQTAAAGSVRRLVLPPEGRAKLDPRPDRDFYAFPRLVTHVDDGFIAALTDLYRERLCAGWDVLDLMSSWVSHLPPEVPFRRVVGHGLNAQELARNPRLDYFFVKDLNTDQQLELESGSFDAVLCTVSVQYLQSPEKVFAEIFRVLKPGGVCIVSFSNRMFYEKAIAAWREGTAYSRVQLVTQYFQCVEGFTQPEVIRKLPSAGGSASVSPLDAVMRLFGMASSDPFYAVISYRNFKPM; encoded by the exons ATGCTGCTCCGCGCCCCTCCCCAGACGCTgcggccgtcgccgcggccgcggctgctctcccccgcgccgcgatGCTCCAACTCCAACGACGCccagccgtcgccggcgccttcATCCCaaacggccgccgccggcagcgttCGTCGCCTGGTGCTCCCACCCGAGGGCCGCGCGAAGCTGGACCCGCGCCCGGACCGCGACTTCTACGCGTTCCCGCGGCTCGTGACGCACGTGGACGACGGCTTCATCGCCGCGCTCACGGACCTCTACCGGGAGCGCCTCTGCGCCGGGTGGGACGTGCTCGACCTCATGAGCTCCTGGGTCAGCCACCTGCCGCCGGAGGTCCCGTTCCGCCGCGTCGTCGGCCACGGCCTCAACGCGCAGGAGCTCGCCCGGAACCCGCGCCTCGACTACTTCTTCGTCAAGGACCTCAACACGGACCAGCAGCTCGAGCTCGAGAGCGGCAGCTTCGACGCCGTGCTCTGCACCGTCAGCGTGCAGTACCTGCAGTCCCCTGAGAAG GTGTTCGCGGAGATCTTCCGGGTGCTGAAGCCGGGGGGAGTGTGCATCGTGAGCTTCAGCAACCGGATGTTCTACGAGAAGGCGATCGCCGCGTGGCGGGAGGGCACCGCGTACAGCCGCGTCCAGCTCGTGACGCAGTACTTCCAGTGCGTGGAGGGGTTCACACAGCCCGAGGTGATCAGGAAGCTGCCGTCGGCTGGCGGGTCGGCGTCGGTGTCGCCGCTGGACGCCGTGATGAGGCTGTTCGGCATGGCCAGCTCCGACCCGTTCTACGCCGTCATCTCGTATAGGAACTTCAAGCCAATGTAA
- the LOC117863477 gene encoding glycosyl hydrolase 5 family protein: protein MKPCCPAAAWLVCVLALLACRRHERAAAAVPTLSTASRWVVDEGGSRVKLACVNWPSHLEPMLAEGLSKRPVGAIAAAVAAMGFNCVRLTWPTFLATDASYGELTVAQSFQRLNLTESLAGIRANNPDFVDLKLIDALKAVVSSLGKHDVMVILDNHLSKPGWCCSNTDGNGFFGDTYFDPDVWVAGLKKMAAMFAGVDNVVGMSLRNELRGPRQNANDWYKYMQLGAEAVHGANPRVLVILSGLSFDNDLAFINSRPVNLSFSGKAAFEVHWYSFSNSQEWGSGNANQACARITAGVARRALYLLDKGWPVILSEFGVDNRGGNTNDNRYYGCAAAAAADLDMDWALWALQGSYYLREGVRDLDEVYGVLDRAWSGPRNASALSRVQALQRPLRGPGLDQVPPYTVLFHPVTGTCVLRRRSPPLELGPCSETEAWAYSAQEQRLAVAPRDGSSLCLRAEGAGKPASLGASCGDAMARWRLVSDSKLHVATSSSAAVDGDGALCLDVGADGRSVVTNPCRCLSADNSCDPQSQWFKLVTSTRSVAAEQTMLAQLPLKLKNWKIRSF from the exons ATGAAGCCGTGCTGTCCAGCCGCCGCGTGGCTGGTTTGTGTTCTGGCCCTGCTGGCATGCCGCCGTCatgagcgggcggcggcggccgtgccgaCGCTGTCGACAGCGTCGCGGTGGGTGGTGGACGAGGGCGGGAGCCGGGTGAAGCTGGCGTGCGTGAACTGGCCGTCGCACCTGGAGCCGATGCTGGCGGAGGGCCTGAGCAAGCGGCCCGTGGGCGCCatcgcggcggccgtggccgccaTGGGCTTCAACTGCGTCAGGCTCACGTGGCCAACGTTCCTGGCCACCGACGCCTCCTACGGCGAGCTCACCGTCGCGCAGTCCTTCCAGCGGCTCAACCTCACCGAGTCGCTCGCCGGTATCAGGGCCAACAACCCCGACTTCGTCGACCTCAAGCTCATCGACGCGCTCAAG GCCGTGGTGAGCAGCCTGGGCAAGCACGACGTGATGGTGATCCTGGACAACCACCTGAGCAAGCCCGGGTGGTGCTGCAGCAACACCGACGGCAACGGCTTCTTCGGCGACACCTACTTCGACCCGGACGTCTGGGTCGCCGGCCTCAAGAAGATGGCCGCCATGTTCGCCGGCGTGGACAACGTCGTCGGCATGAGCCTCCGGAACGAGCTCAGGGGGCCCAGGCAGAACGCCAACGACTGGTACAA GTACATGCAGCTCGGCGCGGAGGCGGTGCACGGGGCGAACCCGCGCGTGCTGGTCATCCTCTCGGGCCTCAGCTTCGACAACGACCTGGCCTTCATCAACTCGCGGCCGGTGAACCTGAGCTTCTCCGGGAAGGCGGCGTTCGAGGTGCACTGGTATAGCTTCTCCAACAGCCAGGAGTGGGGCTCGGGCAACGCCAACCAGGCCTGCGCGCGCATCACCGCCGgcgtcgcccgccgcgcgctctACCTGCTCGACAAGGGGTGGCCCGTCATCCTCAGCGAGTTCGGCGTCGACAACCGCGGCGGCAACACCAACGACAACCGCTACTacggctgcgccgccgccgccgccgccgacctcgacaTGGACTGGGCGCTCTGGGCGCTGCAGGGGAGCTACTACCTCCGGGAGGGCGTCCGGGACCTCGACGAGGTCTACGGCGTGCTCGACCGGGCCTGGAGCGGGCCCCGCAACGCCTCCGCGCTGAGCAGGGTCCAGGCCCTGCAGCGCCCGCTCAGGGGCCCCGGCCTGGACCAGGTGCCGCCGTACACGGTGCTCTTCCACCCGGTCACCGGGACGTGCGTGCtgcgccgccggtcgccgccgctggagctggGACCCTGCAGCGAGACGGAGGCCTGGGCGTACAGCGCGCAGGAGCAGCggctggcggtggcgccgcgGGACGGCTCGTCGCTGTGCCTCCGCGCCGAGGGCGCCGGCAAGCCCGCCAGCCTCGGCGCGAGCTGCGGCGACGCGATGGCGCGGTGGCGTCTCGTGTCGGACTCCAAGCTGCACGTCgcgacgtcgtcgtcggccgcggtcgacggcgacggcgcgctcTGCCTGGACGTGGGCGCCGACGGCCGGAGCGTGGTGACCAACCCGTGCCGGTGCCTGAGCGCCGACAACAGCTGCGACCCGCAGAGCCAGTGGTTCAAGCTGGTGACCAGCACGAGGAGCGTGGCCGCCGAGCAGACCATGCTCGCGCAGCTGCCACTCAAGCTCAAGAACTGGAAGATCAGGTCGTTTTGA
- the LOC117865519 gene encoding glycosyl hydrolase 5 family protein, producing the protein MGASSTPTPLLLTLLLLPALAAAASLPALPLSTASRWLVGADGRRVKLACANWASHLEPAAAEGLSRRGVEDIAARVAAMGFNCVRLTWPTYLATNATLASLPFRWSLERLGMRESVAGVRVNNPALLDLPLIDVFREVVSALGSKSIMVILDNQMTTPGWCCSRTDGNGFFGDKYFDPDEWLKGLNAMATIFNDTKNVVGMSLRNELRGPNQNISLWYRYMQLGAEAVHAANPNVLVILSGLDFDNTLSFLHSKKPELRFTGKLVFEQHWYGFSDGGHWEILNQNDACRMVVDSIWAKGLFLLQQGWPLFFSEFGFDMSGTHIGDNRYLTCFLSVAAEMDLDWAIWALQGSYYIREGILAYDESYGLLSWDWCTARNPSFIKRINSLQSPFQGPGLPNSREPYNLIFHPQTGLCVLATSSKSLELGPCDRSNAWNYTSAYELVVKSSGQCLQAKSVGENAKLGTDCSKPSSKWQLISNSRMHVSAELTKNGTRVCLDAGPDGAIITNQCKCLIIDPACNPESQWFKVILSSRDTPGGSSILQLPSVGPWSPTSLSY; encoded by the exons ATGGGGGCCTCCAGCACCCCCACCCCACTGctcctcaccctcctcctcctacccgcgctcgccgcggcggcctcgctCCCGGCGCTTCCGCTTTCGACGGCGTCGCGGTGGTTGGTGGGCGCGGACGGGCGGCGCGTGAAGCTGGCGTGCGCGAACTGGGCGTCGCACCTGgagccggcggccgcggagggccTGTCGCGGCGCGGCGTCGAGGACATCGCGGCGCGCGTGGCCGCCATGGGGTTCAACTGCGTCAGGCTCACCTGGCCTACCTACCTCGCCACCAACGCCACGCTCGCGTCGCTGCCGTTTCGGTGGTCGCTGGAGCGGCTCGGCATGCGGGAATCCGTCGCCGGCGTGCGGGTCAACAACCCCGCCCTCCTCGACCTGCCCCTCATCGATGTGTTCCGG GAAGTGGTCTCAGCTTTGGGCAGCAAAAGTATTATGGTCATACTTGATAACCAAATGACCACTCCGGGATGGTGCTGCAGCAGAACTGACGGCAATGGCTTCTTTGGAGACAAGTATTTCGACCCTGACGAATGGTTGAAAGGGCTCAATGCAATGGCAACTATTTTTAACGACACAAAAAATGTTGTGGGCATGAGCTTGCGGAATGAGCTTCGAGGGCCCAATCAAAATATTAGTTTGTGGTACAG GTACATGCAACTAGGTGCTGAAGCTGTGCATGCAGCAAACCCTAATGTCCTGGTTATTTTATCAGGCCTGGATTTTGACAACACTCTCAGCTTCTTGCACTCTAAAAAACCTGAGTTACGATTTACTGGGAAGTTAGTTTTTGAGCAACATTGGTATGGTTTCTCAGATGGCGGCCATTGGGAAATTCTGAATCAAAACGATGCTTGTAGGATGGTTGTTGATTCCATATGGGCTAAAGGATTATTCCTACTTCAACAAGGCTGGCCATTATTTTTCTCTGAGTTTGGGTTTGATATGTCTGGCACGCATATTGGTGACAATCGCTATCTTACTTGCTTTTTAAGTGTGGCAGCCGAAATGGATCTGGACTGGGCAATTTGGGCTCTGCAAGGGAGTTACTATATCAGAGAAGGTATTTTGGCTTATGATGAATCATATGGATTGCTGTCATGGGACTGGTGTACAGCTAGAAATCCCAGCTTCATTAAAAGGATCAATTCCCTGCAATCACCATTTCAAG GTCCTGGTCTCCCAAACAGTAGAGAGCCATACAACTTAATATTCCACCCCCAAACTGGGCTGTGTGTCTTGGCAACGTCTTCAAAGTCACTCGAGCTTGGTCCATGCGACAGATCAAATGCCTGGAATTACACCTCAGCATACGAGCTAGTGGTGAAAAGCTCAGGACAGTGCCTCCAGGCGAAGTCTGTGGGCGAGAATGCAAAGCTTGGCACTGATTGCAGCAAACCCAGTTCAAAGTGGCAGCTGATATCAAATTCGAGGATGCACGTCTCAGCTGAGCTCACCAAAAATGGAACCAGGGTGTGCTTGGATGCCGGCCCTGACGGTGCCATCATCACAAATCAGTGCAAGTGCCTAATCATCGATCCAGCCTGTAACCCTGAGAGCCAGTGGTTCAAAGTGATTTTAAGCAGCAGGGATACGCCTGGAGGCTCTTCCATCTTGCAGTTGCCGTCAGTTGGACCTTGGTCTCCAACATCACTTAGTTATTGA